In the Sediminitomix flava genome, one interval contains:
- a CDS encoding TrmH family RNA methyltransferase → MYWEEKILDIDYRDKDLYAYLAAFMTENKRQHFARVLAERTRHVTVLLEDIYQEQNASAVIRSADCFGIQDVHVVEVNHRYNLNRKVLKGAAKWVDIHRYTSTQSALDKLKGEGFKLVATSPHAEMTLDELPVNEKVAFMMGTESTGLTDQAMEQADYQIKIPMYGFTESFNLSVSTALCLNTIATKLRKDENIAWQMSEDERQVLAMRWVLKCIRRSELHIENFYKNLSHK, encoded by the coding sequence ATGTATTGGGAGGAGAAAATCTTGGATATAGATTACCGTGATAAAGACTTATATGCCTACTTAGCGGCATTTATGACCGAAAATAAACGTCAACATTTTGCAAGAGTATTGGCTGAACGTACAAGACATGTCACTGTACTTTTAGAGGATATTTATCAAGAGCAAAATGCAAGTGCTGTTATCAGGTCTGCAGATTGTTTCGGAATACAAGATGTGCATGTGGTTGAGGTTAATCACAGATATAACTTGAACCGAAAAGTACTAAAAGGGGCTGCTAAATGGGTCGATATCCACAGATATACTTCTACTCAATCAGCATTGGATAAGTTAAAAGGAGAAGGGTTTAAACTTGTTGCAACAAGCCCTCATGCCGAAATGACTTTAGACGAGCTTCCTGTCAATGAAAAAGTAGCTTTCATGATGGGTACAGAAAGTACAGGTTTGACTGATCAAGCGATGGAACAAGCCGACTACCAAATCAAAATCCCAATGTATGGCTTTACCGAAAGTTTTAACCTTTCTGTAAGTACCGCCCTTTGCCTAAATACCATAGCTACGAAACTCAGAAAAGACGAAAACATTGCATGGCAAATGTCAGAAGATGAACGTCAAGTACTGGCTATGCGCTGGGTACTGAAATGTATCCGAAGAAGTGAATTACATATTGAGAATTTCTATAAGAACTTGAGCCATAAATAA